The Arachis hypogaea cultivar Tifrunner chromosome 14, arahy.Tifrunner.gnm2.J5K5, whole genome shotgun sequence DNA window AAAAATGTTTGGCCTGCCATCTCTCTGGTTCTCCTGATAGTACTATTCCTGGCCTCAAGGAGGATCTCATTTTGCCTAGGCATTCATCATTTTGTTGCTGACATTTAGAATCAATCATCTTTGACTCTTGTGACATTTGTTGAGTTAGCAGGTTTTGCCCTGCAGAGTTTGAGCTACTACCCCCTAGAGTAATTTTCCCTAGTTTTTCACCGGCTTCTGTTTTTTTGCTGTTCATGTTGTTGAGTTCAGTGGATTAGAGGTGTACCTTCTAGGTAGTGTGTTGTTCAAAACGGAAGAATTGTATCtcagtttttttttatattttcaccaATTTTAATGAAGTGGCTTCTTTTCTGGCCATCATAgtcattttttaactttttagttCAAAGTTTCAATCCAGCAGAGAATGTCACATCCGAGTGGATTTCTTGAATTGAATGAAATCAAAAGCGCCAGCAATTGATGGTGATGTTTGTGTCACAAACCAAGGGAAGTGCATTTTGACAACATAGTCATTTCTTATTACTTCAGGAATAAAGGAGTTGTGCCATTGAAGCACTGATTAAGGAGTAGAAAGAATGGTTCTTAGAGTAATTCATTGAATACTCTGAAAGTCTTGGTCCTTATTGTCCAGAATaatttctttcttgatctttggAAGCACTGATTGGTTAGACCCATTAAATTTAGTTCTCAGgaaagaaaagaacaaaatatTGTGGTACAACTCAATACCATAAAAGCCTTAATTCTTTTTTCTCCCGAATAGTGCACTATTGTCAATTGTACATATAAACCTGCGAAAAGGACTACACAAATAAATAGTAATGTTGGCGTACCTGAATGAAAACAAAAGTTGATGGCTTCATAGCTAAttgatgcaatttaagtttttgaTAAAAACAACAAATAATAGGTGAAAAGTTTAAATTAAACCAATCCATTCTAAATAAGACAAGATAGTCAACTATAGTCGCTAATATGACaatatataattagataataGTCTAAACAAAATTATGCCATGCAGTTAACTCCTAAACTAGTGTAAATATAATACTATTAGATGATAATAACAAGCATAAAACAAATATATAACtacataaaagataaaaaaaaaaggggggggggggggcaaaACCAACCTATGTAATacataacacttttttttttttttctaattgaccAGAAATCACTTGAAGAAAAGTTCAGGGTCaacaaaatcacaaaagttgAGACCATTGACAAATCAAATTGATGTTTGATCTTTGAAGGGTGGTAGAGATAGCAAATTGCAAacctcaataaaaattaaaaacatctaTTTATGGTGGCTCCTTTTGGTTTGGGCCAACCTAACTACCGAATCAGAGGAACAAAAAAGCGCATTGTTCTCTTCCAACTCTGCAAAAGGGACAACGCTGAAAGCACCCTTTCGGAGATCTCAAGGGCCTTAACCTTAATCTTAACCTTCCTTAATCCTTAACCCCTTCCCTCACACACTTTCCCCTCCTTCGGTGTCCCTCGTTTTCTCCGAAGCCTTCTtattaactctctctctctctcttaacctTTGACGCAAACACAAACACTTCTTCGAAAGCACGCAACAGCTCAACGCTATTTCATGGCTACCATCTGTTCGACGCATTGCCGCTCATACCCTTCGCTGCAACCTGTTTCTTCGCCATCGTCTAAGCTCGGTCACGTGCCGCAGCACGTGACCCTGTCGTCTTCCGCATCGAAGCGGTTCCTTGCAGCTAAGGTGTCCCTGAAATCTCAGTCAGATTCCAACGAGGTTGCCGTTCACACCCACCAGCCACAACAAAGCGATGGTTCGTTCCTCATCGGTTTTGACGCTATCTACTGCAATTTCCTTTGACTTAGCTTGTATTCTTGAAAGTTTGTCATTTTCTGATACCCTTTTGTTTGTTGATTCCGATTTCGAATCTTTgctgtttgtttcttttttcagCATGCCACAACGCTTTTCATGATCTCTCTTAGCTGAAtgtttatttacttaattagTTTTCTCCCCTGAAGTTACGTTTTTAACCTAGATGGTTAAGTTAGGAGTGTGTATTCATATCCAAATTGAACACGGTAATGCAATGATTCTAAGAAACTTAGACGAAATACTAATAGCAACAATTTCATGAGATGATACATGATAGGTTGGGAATTTGTGATTTTAGTTGTGTTATGTGGTTTGGAGAATCCTTAGTCTTAATATGCAAATAGCACATGAATGTAGGTGCTGCCACAGCTGCCGCAGTCCCTGTTGATATTGACACTACTCAGAAGCTTTTGAATTCTGAATTATTGTCATTTACCTCGGCGGAGGAGTCTCGAGCTGAAGCCAGCTCTTACAACAATGGGAACGAGTCTGTTAGTATTACTGTCGTTGGAGCCTCTGGAGACCTTGCTAAGAAGAAGATATTTCCGGCCCTCTTTGCACTTTACTATGAGGATTGTCTTCCTAAGgttggaattttttttatcatggcTTCTGACGTAGTTTTTGAAATATTTGGTTCTATTTGCATGGTTGAGAAGTAAATGTTCGATTTATGGTTATGATAGCACTTCACCATCTTTGGTTATGCTCGAAGTAAGATGACTGATGCTGAACTGAGAACCATGGTTAGCAAGACTCTCACTTGTAGAATTGATAAGAGGTAGACATTATACCTACCAATTGTTTATAGTCATTTACGCTGgtattatttaacttaatttCCTTATTTGTCATGCTTAAGAAACATGTTTAATGTATGAAAATTTATTCTATTGATTTTCAGAGAGAACTGCGGTGAAAAGATGGATGAGTTTCTTAAGAGATGCTTCTACCATTCTGGTCAGTATGACTCTCAGGAAAACTTTGCAGCGCTGGACAAGAAGCTTAAGGAACATGAGGTAATTTTAATTATGGCGCATCATTTTAATTTGTGTCAAGAACTCAAGATCAACATATGAAGGATGCATGAACTTATCCTTTTCTTTGCATTCTATGTATGCTCTTCTAAGCTTTTCTTTCTGATCTTAATTTAGCCATCTGGTTTTTGCTTTTGTAGAATGGGAAAGCTTCTAATCGCCTGTTCTATCTATCAATTCCTCCAAACATATTCATAGATGCTGTAAAATGTGCCAGTTCATCAGCATCTTCTGGTAATGGTTGGACAAGAGTCATTGTTGAGAAGCCTTTTGGTCGAGATTCAGAATCTTCAGCTGCTTTAACAAAATCGCTCAAGCAGTATCTTCGTGAGGATCAAATTTTCAGGTTTTCTACCTAAACCGATTATGTAATCTACTACTTTACAGACTGTAAGTTTCACTACTTAAAATCATGGAGAATCATATACAGGATTGACCACTACCTGGGGAAAGAGCTTGTGGAAAATCTATCTGTTCTCAGATTTTCAAATCTCATTTTTGAACCATTATGGTCAAGGCAGTACATAAGAAATGTACAGTTCATATTCTCAGAAGATTTTGGCACTGAAGGGCGTGGAGGGTATTGTTTCTTCCTTAGCTTCATTCACACTTTCTAATCTATAGAAGGGATTCTCATTTGTTTACTTATCTGTGCAGGTACTTTGACAATTATGGTATCATAAGAGATATTATGCAGAATCACTTACTTCAAATACTAGCCCTCTTTGCAATGGAAACCCCTGTTAGTTTGGATGCAGAGGATATTAGAAATGAAAAGGTCTCATCGTTATACATCTTGCTTTGAGTTGTTTAAAACAATGTTAAATTTTCTCATCACCAGTGTTTCAACTGGTTAATGGATGTCAGGTTAAAGTTCTTCGTTCAATGAGACCATTGGAACTTGGGACTATGGTTATAGGGCAGTACAAGAGTCACACCAAAGGAGGTGTTACATATCCAGCATACACGGATGACAAAACTGTACCGAAGGACAGCTTAACTCCAACATTTGCTGCAGCTGCCCTTTTCATAGATAACGCAAGATGGGACGGAGTGCCTTTTCTGATGAAGGCTGGGAAAGCATTACACAAAAAGGGGTTAGTGGAAGAAATAGATCTTGTGTTTGTTCGATGCCACCTCTATTctttgattatatttttttttctttaaaaatatttaagtaattttttgtcTTGGGTTCAGAGCTGAGATACGGGTACAGTTCAGGCATGTGCCAGGCAACTTGTACAATCGGACTTTTGGGACTGATCTTGATCGGGCCACGAATGAACTTGTTATAAGAGTACAGCCTGATGAAGCTATTTATTTGAAGATCAACAACAAAGTTCCAGGTCTAGGAATGAAATTGGACCGCAGTCATCTGAATCTGCACTATGCAGCAAGGTATTTTCTttttacttgaaaaaaaaaattagtttgtgACCCCTGAAGTTCATCCGTGTTTATATTATACCTGGACACCTTATTAATGTTACCATCTTACATTGTCATGGAAAAATTTTAATGTCACATTGATCTAATGTCAACATTAATGTTTTACACACTATTCATGATTCTATGATTTCCAACTTATTTGTTGCCTCACTTGTGAAAATTCAGACTCTATTTGTAATGGTCATTTTCTTTGATCATTTAAGCCgaccttttctttttatttatttcagataTTCGAAGGAGATTCCAGATGCATATGAGAGGCTACTTCTGGATGCCATCGAAGGAGAAAGAAGACTCTTTATACGCAGCGATGAGCTCGATGCTGCATGGTCACTCTTTACACCTGTATTGAAGGAGCTAGAAGAGAAACGGGTAGTTCCAGAGTACTATCCTTATGGTAGTCGGGGTCCGGTTGGCGCTCACTATCTTGCCGCCCGATACAATGTCCGGTGGGGTGACCTTGGGATAGACATGGATCAATGATCGTGACATTTTTTTCGTCTGTCGCAGTCGCGAtcagcctcggatgttagctatAATGCAAATGTCTGGTTTGTGGTTTCTTCTTGAAGTGCAGCTTGTCTCATACTATTATTATCATTGTTGCTTCCCTAGAAGATAGGTTTGAGGCATACATGAATTCATGTAAAGCATCAAAGCAGAAGAATAAAACGTTtagattttaaattctttttttttttattatctgttTTTTAGGGTGCAAGAAATAGGAGTTCAAAGATGTTTCATGCAGATGTAGTTCCCAATCAATTTTAGCTATTTAATGTAGGTGCCTACTTTAGTAAagatgtcaaaaatatttttttatcagaaTATTTGTTTAACTACATTTTAAAAGCGTGATTTATGAGAGAAAATAACAGTTTAAAAGAAATAGTAAcgcttttaaataaaaataacatgttTATAACGTACTAAAATCAAACTCATTATAAAAATCtacttaatataataatattagagAACAAATAATGTTCAACCAAACTAATATCTTATGGCATATTATAATATTTGTTCAATAGTATAATTCACTATTTGTCCTTTTGGTTTATATACAAcaactaattaattagttttgAATCTCCTCTTATAGACAACTTCAAAATGTGTTACATTTCAAGAGAATTTTGGTAGATTTGCAAACACAATTATTTCATACAATTAATAGCAAGTTATTTTTCATTTGAGAAATAACCGCTAATGTGAAATAATTATAAGTAATATAACATGTGATATTATGAATTACATATATTATGTAATGCTTCTTATGCATTACAAATATTATGAATTACTTGTGAGTTGTGACAGGAATTCAAGGGCACGAGAGGATTAAGAAGGACACGAGAAAATCATATCCATTCCATATTTGCATTTGCATTAATATATTTGTAATGTATGCCAACTCATCCTACGTTGTTTCATAATCTTTTGACAAAAAACATGTTAGAGAAATTGGGTTCCAACCACACATCCTAAGTTTTTTCTTCTAGAAATgttattagaaatttaccaaaTATACCACAGAAATATTAAATGCCACATTGGACTATTCATAACGTCATATTCATTTTACAagtctttcctttattttttgtTGCCATAGtgttattattcattttttttcaagaaaatgaaataaaaaaattttgaattccacTCAACTTAATTCTCATAACAAATATTTGACTGAATTAATAACTTTCTCTTTTAACATCACatcaatttaagataaatataataataaaatttacttAGGAGACAGCCACCACTTCATCATCCAACTAAATACTCTTATTTAATTATCAAATGTAATCAAATATGTTATAAAGTTATTTTATAATATCAAccaataaaaatcataaaaaaattatcaacataTATAgtctttttatatacatataattaCTCATTATGATATGAACTTTTTCATAATTTCtgctaatatataaataataatctcAAAAGCCAAACAGCAAATATAAATACACACacaaaaccaaagaaaaaaaaaagaaaaagacacaaaataaacaGAGTATATCAGtatacctctctctctctctctctctctctctctctctctctgttatCGTTATCACAACACAACACACCTCGTACTGTGTTCTGTTCTGTACTTCTGTTGTGCTCTGTTCCGTAGCCATACCCCAAAATGGATTTTCGGTACTTTTCTATGCCTACGGACGATGAATTTGAGAAGCTTCTCATTCGGATGAATCCTCCAAGGTCAAAATAAAACACCATTGTTTTAAGATTTTCCTTAGTTTATATTCTTGTTCTTTAAtctgagcttttcttcttctttttttttttccagagTAACTGTGGACAACAGTTCTAGCAAAACAGCCACATTGATAAAGGTTTCAAATTTTGAAAGcttgtttgaaaattttgggTTTATCCTTTTAGCATTGCAAAAGGGTCATCAAAAAACACTGAATTTAATTGAAATTCTgaattttttgtaggttgatggtGCAAATAGGTGTGGGATATTATTGAAGATGGTTCAAACTCTGATTGATATGAACATCATTATAAATAGAGCTTACATTTCCTCTGATGGAGAATGGTTTATGGATGGTAATAAGCTTCTAAATtctctccaatttttttttatatattttttgtcctttttttttgGGCTTCAACTACCACTATGCAAAATCCAGTGTTTCATTGTACGGATCAAAATGGGAATAAGCTTCTTGAAGATAATTTAGCCGACAGAATTCAACAGGTACATTTGAATAACCAACTTTTTTGTTGAGATAGAAAACTGGGCCACACTTGACCCACCAAACTGTTAAAAGATGGTGTTTCGGGTTTGGGCAGGCTTGGGCCGTGAGCCCAtctaattattttcttattttgcttatCTATagttttttgttcttattttgttaatatctaattttattgGTTTTCTTTTATGATGAGCAAAAACTATACTATTGTGTTTTATAAGACCTTTATCAAATATATGTTacatgttttgtgatttgcatatttttacaactaaataattagctactaaaataatcaaacttgtttacaataatataattaaaagaaaatgattagatatcaaatatatatttctatagtggacgagttatagctcaaatgacatagtctctccatactcatctAGAGATCGCGGATTTGAGTCTTCCTATCTTTGGAAAAAGATACATATTGACTAATTGTTAGTTAATATTTGGTGTACATATAATATGTgtgtatcatcatcatcatcatcatggaaCATGGAACATGGATGCAATACATTGAATACCTCCTAGTCCTACCATTAAGCTCCTAATCTTTGTCTTTTATACAAAATGAGAAATGGGATACAAGGGAAAAAGGATATGGTTCTGTTTATGAACAATTTGTATCATATTAGATCACAAATATATTGAAAATGAACCCAACAATACAAGAAGCACTAATTAGTAATCAGTGAAAATTCATGTGTAgttgtcttcatatgaagttgttaattaagaatcgttagatgatttgatatgtttggctaaattattatctaacgatCTCAACTAACAACTTTACATGAAGATAATTGCATATGAGTTTCCACTTTAGTAATTAGTTCTCATACTTGAATTAGCTAAATAGTTTTAGACTGCATAAACTGTATACTATTTAGAACTCTAATCACAATTTAAAACCATAAGTCATATACTGATATCTTTGTTTCCCCTCTTGACTCATCTTAGTCACTTGGTCCAGCAGCCTTTGGTTTCCAAGCTCTTAGGAGATCCATTGGAGTTGAAGTTGAATCCGTTTTAGAACACACAACAATCGAATTAACCGGAAAAGACCGGCCGGGACTACTCTCGGAGATTTTCGCCATCCTGGCAGACCTTAAATGCAATGTGTTAGCAGCAGAAGTATGGACACACAATTCAAGAATGGCATCAGTTCTTTACATAACTGATGAGGCAACAAAGTTGCCAATCAACAATCCTGAACATCTTGCAAAGATCAAGCAGCTCTTGTTCTATGTTCTTAGAGGGGACATAGAAAACAAGAGTGGTGGTGTTGATGCCAACACTGCTGTTGTCTCTGTTGGATCAACTCACAAGGAAAGGAGGCTGCACCAGATGATGTATGCTAATCGAGATTACGACACGTGTGATGAGGATTGTAATGGATCAACAAGTGATGAGAGTAACAAGAAGAAACCAATTGTGACTGTTGATTATTGTGCTGATAAAGTTTACACGGTTGTGAACTTGAGGTGCCTTGATAGGCCAAAGTTGCTCTTTGATGCTGTTTGCACTCTCACTGATATGCAGTATGTTGTTTACCATGGAACTGCCATTGCTGAAGGACCAGAGGCATATCAGGTTTCTGAATTCATATTTATATGTAATTGATAAATACTTTTAGTAGTTTTGTCCCTGCTAATTCTATCATACCTGTTCCTGTGTGAAAATAGACTCCGAGGTATAGCATGTTTTGTTAGTGTTTGCCGTTGGGTACCTGCAAagggactccaacgctcaagttagtAAAAGTAGAAGATAAATATGAGTTATTCAGAATGAATAACGTACCTCTTTCATGTCAGGAATGGATATATTTATAGAATTGTTATGGTAGGATTACTCTGATATTGTGGAGTTGTTACTTAGTGGGTCTAATTATGTGATAACTGCTCTTTAGTGAGCTTTTTTAGAGAGATTTGCGGAGAGATTCTTGTGCCATCTGAGTTGGCACGTAGTTATTTGATTGTATAGGATAAGTTCGTTAGGAGAGCAAAGCACGTACTCCTGCACATGTGTATTTAGTTTTAACCGGATTCCGATTTATAGTTTTGCTTAGCCGAATTATAGGCAACGAACGGATCAATACCAATTACCAACATTCACTTTAGtagttttttttcttcctttgtaACAGGAATATTATATAAGGCATATAGATGGATATCCAATCAGCTCTGAAGCAGAAAGGCAAAGAGTGATTCATTGCTTGGAAGCTGCTATTAAAAGAAGAACTTCTGAAGTACTATAATGGATTCTaaattttctaatataacctgTTTGTTATAATTGatacatattaattaattaatacttgATTAATTATTACAGGGCATACAACTAGAATTTTGTTGTGAAGATAGAGTTGGGCTTCTCTCAGATGTAACTCGAATATTCAGAGAGAATGGATTTTCAGTAATTCGTGCTGAAGTTACAACAAGAGATTGTAAAGCCATGAATGTGTTCTATGTTGCTGATGCATATGGTGCTCCTGTTAAGACTGAAACAATTGAAGCTGTTAGAAAAGAAATTGGCTTCACCATACTTCATGTCAAGAATAATGATAACAATAACAATGTAATGAATGTATTCTCATCATCAAAGGATACAACACCCCAAGAGAGTGGAAGATTTTCTTtgtctaatctttttaaaatgaGGTCTGTCAAGTTCTTCTGCAAAAGCTTTATGGGGTCTTTTTCTTGAACTATTTCatattattatatgttgtaatttCATAagaggtgtgtgtgtgtgtgtgtgtgatattCACTTTTCTGGTGAGTATTTTATGTACACTTGgggggaaaaaaaagaaagaaaataggaaATAGTAAATTGATTCTGTTCAATTTGTTATTGTAATGATTTATGGTTGATCTCTTTGGAtcttttttagtataaaattgtaATCAATTTGTCAGATTATAGAGCTTGGTGTATGTAGTAGGCATATTTATTTGTAGCATATTTAATAAatctctcattttctttttttttttaattattttcgatcatgttatatatatattaaaaaattaatcataaaaattgtcatttatataaattatatattaaaatacagaatacatattaaaaataaattaataatatatatttgtacAGAAATTTAgtgattattttttgtatatatatatcatattttaacacatattttatacctaaagagttaatttttattacaattagGTAACATTTGATGGAGAGACAGAAACGGAAAGACTgaaactgagagacagagactaagagacagagattgaaataaattttaatattttgtttggtgcaaaatgagagatagaaattaaaacaaaaataaaactctaatttaatttgtacaaaaggtaaaattagaattaattaattgaaatgagagtattttatgtataaaatgttattaaagttttaatttctatctctaaaaattttagtcctctGTGTTCCTACTTCTTAGAGGTACtataaaatactgaaattttggagacaaagacaaaaattttaataccaaTCTCTAAATCAACAAATACAATACTAAATTTCAGTCTCtcaatctctctctctcacagTACCTCAAAAACAAACGGTATCCTAATTTATTTAACTCATTGAAGAATTCATGCAATAAGGTTAAGAGTTTTATCTATACACGTGGCAATATTTTGGAAGCTGCACAAAGCAATAAGTCAATaacaataagaaattaaaaaataataataaaataagaaattgcaCTTGCACACGAAAATGGTGGCACTGTTGAGGCTTAACACCCTGGTTTCACTTTCAGGTTTATGTCCAACAAgacattattgttattattcgaGGAAACCAAGGTTACCCTTCAGAATCAGAATGGCATCAATCACTGAAACTGAAGCTGAAACTGCTTCAGCTTCCAAAGTCATCTTGGATTCTCATCTCCATGTGTGGGCTTCCCCTCATGAggtttttgttaaatttataattaggaaaaataaataaacatcatACATGTTTTGGTGACTCTTAAATCTTAGAGGAAATTAATGCATACTTATAGAAAGGAATCAAGTTGAATTTCACTGAACTTCAGCAGAAGTCATGTAATTTTGCCCTATCTTTTGATAAACTTGTTCATACCATGTATCACTGATTTTATATATTACAtgcaaactttttattttatttatttatttattgttaactTTGAAATGAAGGCTGCTAC harbors:
- the LOC112798123 gene encoding glucose-6-phosphate 1-dehydrogenase 2, chloroplastic-like isoform X1 produces the protein MATICSTHCRSYPSLQPVSSPSSKLGHVPQHVTLSSSASKRFLAAKVSLKSQSDSNEVAVHTHQPQQSDGAATAAAVPVDIDTTQKLLNSELLSFTSAEESRAEASSYNNGNESVSITVVGASGDLAKKKIFPALFALYYEDCLPKHFTIFGYARSKMTDAELRTMVSKTLTCRIDKRENCGEKMDEFLKRCFYHSGQYDSQENFAALDKKLKEHENGKASNRLFYLSIPPNIFIDAVKCASSSASSGNGWTRVIVEKPFGRDSESSAALTKSLKQYLREDQIFRIDHYLGKELVENLSVLRFSNLIFEPLWSRQYIRNVQFIFSEDFGTEGRGGYFDNYGIIRDIMQNHLLQILALFAMETPVSLDAEDIRNEKVKVLRSMRPLELGTMVIGQYKSHTKGGVTYPAYTDDKTVPKDSLTPTFAAAALFIDNARWDGVPFLMKAGKALHKKGAEIRVQFRHVPGNLYNRTFGTDLDRATNELVIRVQPDEAIYLKINNKVPGLGMKLDRSHLNLHYAARYSKEIPDAYERLLLDAIEGERRLFIRSDELDAAWSLFTPVLKELEEKRVVPEYYPYGSRGPVGAHYLAARYNVRWGDLGIDMDQ
- the LOC112798123 gene encoding glucose-6-phosphate 1-dehydrogenase 2, chloroplastic-like isoform X2, with the translated sequence MHMNVGAATAAAVPVDIDTTQKLLNSELLSFTSAEESRAEASSYNNGNESVSITVVGASGDLAKKKIFPALFALYYEDCLPKHFTIFGYARSKMTDAELRTMVSKTLTCRIDKRENCGEKMDEFLKRCFYHSGQYDSQENFAALDKKLKEHENGKASNRLFYLSIPPNIFIDAVKCASSSASSGNGWTRVIVEKPFGRDSESSAALTKSLKQYLREDQIFRIDHYLGKELVENLSVLRFSNLIFEPLWSRQYIRNVQFIFSEDFGTEGRGGYFDNYGIIRDIMQNHLLQILALFAMETPVSLDAEDIRNEKVKVLRSMRPLELGTMVIGQYKSHTKGGVTYPAYTDDKTVPKDSLTPTFAAAALFIDNARWDGVPFLMKAGKALHKKGAEIRVQFRHVPGNLYNRTFGTDLDRATNELVIRVQPDEAIYLKINNKVPGLGMKLDRSHLNLHYAARYSKEIPDAYERLLLDAIEGERRLFIRSDELDAAWSLFTPVLKELEEKRVVPEYYPYGSRGPVGAHYLAARYNVRWGDLGIDMDQ
- the LOC112798123 gene encoding glucose-6-phosphate 1-dehydrogenase 2, chloroplastic-like isoform X3, translating into MNVGAATAAAVPVDIDTTQKLLNSELLSFTSAEESRAEASSYNNGNESVSITVVGASGDLAKKKIFPALFALYYEDCLPKHFTIFGYARSKMTDAELRTMVSKTLTCRIDKRENCGEKMDEFLKRCFYHSGQYDSQENFAALDKKLKEHENGKASNRLFYLSIPPNIFIDAVKCASSSASSGNGWTRVIVEKPFGRDSESSAALTKSLKQYLREDQIFRIDHYLGKELVENLSVLRFSNLIFEPLWSRQYIRNVQFIFSEDFGTEGRGGYFDNYGIIRDIMQNHLLQILALFAMETPVSLDAEDIRNEKVKVLRSMRPLELGTMVIGQYKSHTKGGVTYPAYTDDKTVPKDSLTPTFAAAALFIDNARWDGVPFLMKAGKALHKKGAEIRVQFRHVPGNLYNRTFGTDLDRATNELVIRVQPDEAIYLKINNKVPGLGMKLDRSHLNLHYAARYSKEIPDAYERLLLDAIEGERRLFIRSDELDAAWSLFTPVLKELEEKRVVPEYYPYGSRGPVGAHYLAARYNVRWGDLGIDMDQ
- the LOC112798125 gene encoding ACT domain-containing protein ACR4-like isoform X3; protein product: MDFRYFSMPTDDEFEKLLIRMNPPRVTVDNSSSKTATLIKVDGANRCGILLKMVQTLIDMNIIINRAYISSDGEWFMDAFGFQALRRSIGVEVESVLEHTTIELTGKDRPGLLSEIFAILADLKCNVLAAEVWTHNSRMASVLYITDEATKLPINNPEHLAKIKQLLFYVLRGDIENKSGGVDANTAVVSVGSTHKERRLHQMMYANRDYDTCDEDCNGSTSDESNKKKPIVTVDYCADKVYTVVNLRCLDRPKLLFDAVCTLTDMQYVVYHGTAIAEGPEAYQEYYIRHIDGYPISSEAERQRVIHCLEAAIKRRTSEGIQLEFCCEDRVGLLSDVTRIFRENGFSVIRAEVTTRDCKAMNVFYVADAYGAPVKTETIEAVRKEIGFTILHVKNNDNNNNVMNVFSSSKDTTPQESGRFSLSNLFKMRSVKFFCKSFMGSFS
- the LOC112798125 gene encoding ACT domain-containing protein ACR4-like isoform X1; protein product: MDFRYFSMPTDDEFEKLLIRMNPPRVTVDNSSSKTATLIKVDGANRCGILLKMVQTLIDMNIIINRAYISSDGEWFMDVFHCTDQNGNKLLEDNLADRIQQSLGPAAFGFQALRRSIGVEVESVLEHTTIELTGKDRPGLLSEIFAILADLKCNVLAAEVWTHNSRMASVLYITDEATKLPINNPEHLAKIKQLLFYVLRGDIENKSGGVDANTAVVSVGSTHKERRLHQMMYANRDYDTCDEDCNGSTSDESNKKKPIVTVDYCADKVYTVVNLRCLDRPKLLFDAVCTLTDMQYVVYHGTAIAEGPEAYQEYYIRHIDGYPISSEAERQRVIHCLEAAIKRRTSEGIQLEFCCEDRVGLLSDVTRIFRENGFSVIRAEVTTRDCKAMNVFYVADAYGAPVKTETIEAVRKEIGFTILHVKNNDNNNNVMNVFSSSKDTTPQESGRFSLSNLFKMRSVKFFCKSFMGSFS
- the LOC112798125 gene encoding ACT domain-containing protein ACR4-like isoform X2; its protein translation is MDFRYFSMPTDDEFEKLLIRMNPPRVTVDNSSSKTATLIKVDGANRCGILLKMVQTLIDMNIIINRAYISSDGEWFMDAAFGFQALRRSIGVEVESVLEHTTIELTGKDRPGLLSEIFAILADLKCNVLAAEVWTHNSRMASVLYITDEATKLPINNPEHLAKIKQLLFYVLRGDIENKSGGVDANTAVVSVGSTHKERRLHQMMYANRDYDTCDEDCNGSTSDESNKKKPIVTVDYCADKVYTVVNLRCLDRPKLLFDAVCTLTDMQYVVYHGTAIAEGPEAYQEYYIRHIDGYPISSEAERQRVIHCLEAAIKRRTSEGIQLEFCCEDRVGLLSDVTRIFRENGFSVIRAEVTTRDCKAMNVFYVADAYGAPVKTETIEAVRKEIGFTILHVKNNDNNNNVMNVFSSSKDTTPQESGRFSLSNLFKMRSVKFFCKSFMGSFS
- the LOC112798125 gene encoding ACT domain-containing protein ACR4-like isoform X4: MENGLWMSLGPAAFGFQALRRSIGVEVESVLEHTTIELTGKDRPGLLSEIFAILADLKCNVLAAEVWTHNSRMASVLYITDEATKLPINNPEHLAKIKQLLFYVLRGDIENKSGGVDANTAVVSVGSTHKERRLHQMMYANRDYDTCDEDCNGSTSDESNKKKPIVTVDYCADKVYTVVNLRCLDRPKLLFDAVCTLTDMQYVVYHGTAIAEGPEAYQEYYIRHIDGYPISSEAERQRVIHCLEAAIKRRTSEGIQLEFCCEDRVGLLSDVTRIFRENGFSVIRAEVTTRDCKAMNVFYVADAYGAPVKTETIEAVRKEIGFTILHVKNNDNNNNVMNVFSSSKDTTPQESGRFSLSNLFKMRSVKFFCKSFMGSFS